In Pseudophryne corroboree isolate aPseCor3 chromosome 7, aPseCor3.hap2, whole genome shotgun sequence, a single window of DNA contains:
- the STX4 gene encoding syntaxin-4, which produces MRDRTKELGYGDTDSESDECKVFIESRANGSPEEKEIDQQLFQTIREIRESLQDLGRKVKELEASQVKILSQPLPEDSMKRDLQTLREEIKHLAKNIRSKLQKLEVKEDDEEVKGSVHIRMKKTQHGVLSQQFILLLNKCYTVQTQYRNSNVNRIKRQLQITGNSVTDEQFEEMLEKGETDVFTCNILKDTQVSKQALNEIEARHEEILKLEKSIVELHDMFMYLAMEVESQGETIDNIEKNIFLSTDYVEKANKQLVQAVDNRQKARKKKVFIVICVAVFLIILILAIILGVML; this is translated from the exons atgagGGACCGCACCAAGGAGCTGGGATAT GGCGACACTGATTCGGAGTCTGACGAGTGTAAGGTGTTTATTGAGAGCCGAGCAAATGGAAGTCCTGAGGAAAAGGAGATCGATCAGCAGCTGTTCCAAACG ATTCGGGAGATCCGGGAGTCCCTGCAGGACCTCGGCCGCAAAGTGAAAGAGCTGGAAGCCAGTCAGGTGAAGATCCTCAGCCAGCCGCTTCCTGAGGATA GTATGAAAAGAGATTTACAGACCTTGCGTGAGGAGATAAAACACTTAGCAAAAAATATCCGCAGCAAACTGCAAA AATTAGAGGTGAAGGAGGATGATGAAGAGGTCAAGGGGTCAGTCCATATACGTATGAAGAAGACACAG CACGGGGTCCTCTCCCAGCAGTTCATCCTGCTCCTGAATAAGTGCTACACAGTACAGACGCAGTACCGGAACAGCAACGTGAACAGGATCAAACGCCAGCTACAGATCA CTGGAAACAGTGTTACCGATGAGCAGTTTGAGGAGATGCTGGAGAAAGGAGAGACTGACGTCTTCACATGTAAT ATCCTGAAGGACACACAGGTTAGTAAACAGGCCCTAAATGAAATTGAAGCCCGACATGAGGAGATCTTGAAGTTGGAGAAGAGCATTGTGGAATTACACGATATGTTCATGTATCTGGCCATGGAGGTGGAGTCACAG GGAGAGACCATAGACAACATAGAGAAGAATATCTTCCTTTCTACGGATTATGTGGAAAAGGCCAATAAGCAGCTGGTGCAGGCAGTGGATAACAGACAGAAGGCGCGCAAG AAGAAAGTATTTATTGTGATATGCGTGGCCGTcttcctcatcatcctcatcctcgccATCATCCTGGGCGTCATGCTGTGA